Proteins from one Paraburkholderia acidisoli genomic window:
- a CDS encoding TetR/AcrR family transcriptional regulator: MNAAATVEVRQHILDTALPILLGKGFSAVGLNEILAAAGVPKGSFYHYFGSKEAFGEALLTCYFDEYAERLVDLLVRAPGTAAERLLAYWEEWRTIQCADDPVGKCLAVKLGAEVSDLSEPMRAVLRRGTGTIITRIAACIEEGREDGSLAGVQDAATTATTLYELWLGATLLEKIHRDRRPLDAAMATTRVLLNLPAS; this comes from the coding sequence ATGAATGCAGCGGCGACCGTCGAAGTCCGGCAACACATCCTCGATACCGCCTTGCCCATCTTGCTGGGCAAGGGGTTTTCGGCCGTGGGTCTCAATGAGATCCTCGCGGCCGCGGGCGTGCCGAAAGGGTCGTTCTATCACTATTTCGGTTCGAAGGAAGCGTTCGGCGAGGCGCTGCTGACCTGCTACTTCGACGAATATGCCGAGCGCCTCGTCGATCTGCTGGTGCGCGCGCCGGGCACGGCCGCCGAGCGGCTGCTCGCTTACTGGGAAGAGTGGCGCACGATCCAGTGCGCGGACGACCCGGTGGGCAAGTGCCTCGCGGTCAAGCTGGGCGCGGAAGTGAGCGATCTGTCCGAGCCGATGCGCGCGGTACTGCGGCGCGGCACCGGCACGATCATCACGCGCATTGCGGCGTGTATCGAGGAAGGGCGCGAGGACGGTTCGCTGGCGGGCGTGCAGGACGCCGCGACCACGGCCACGACGCTTTACGAACTGTGGCTCGGCGCGACGCTGCTGGAGAAAATCCATCGCGACCGCCGGCCGCTCGACGCGGCCATGGCCACGACACGCGTTCTGCTGAATCTGCCCGCGAGCTGA
- a CDS encoding type 1 glutamine amidotransferase domain-containing protein — protein MKVLIVLTSHEDLGNTGKKTGFWLEEFAAPYYALLDAGAELTLASPKGGQPPLDPKSSDPSAQTEATRRFDADPAAQAALAKTQRLADVDASAFDAVFYPGGHGPLWDLAEDPVSIALIEKTLAAGKPVAAVCHAPGVLRHVKGADGKPVVAGKSVTGFSNAEEAAVQLTDVVPFLVEDMLKTNGGNYSKAADWQAHVATDGLLITGQNPASSEPVAEALLVALRRA, from the coding sequence ATGAAAGTACTGATCGTTTTGACCTCGCACGAAGACCTTGGCAACACCGGCAAGAAAACGGGCTTCTGGCTCGAGGAATTCGCGGCACCGTACTACGCGCTGCTCGACGCGGGCGCGGAACTCACGCTCGCTTCGCCGAAGGGCGGCCAGCCGCCGCTCGACCCGAAGAGCAGCGATCCTTCGGCGCAAACCGAAGCCACGCGCCGTTTCGACGCCGACCCCGCCGCGCAGGCCGCGCTGGCCAAAACGCAACGTCTCGCCGATGTCGACGCGAGCGCGTTCGACGCCGTGTTCTATCCGGGCGGTCACGGCCCGCTCTGGGACCTCGCCGAAGATCCCGTGTCGATCGCCTTGATCGAAAAGACGCTCGCGGCGGGCAAGCCCGTCGCCGCCGTGTGCCACGCGCCCGGCGTGCTGCGCCACGTGAAGGGCGCCGACGGCAAGCCGGTCGTGGCCGGCAAGTCGGTCACGGGCTTCTCGAACGCCGAGGAAGCCGCCGTGCAACTCACCGACGTCGTGCCCTTCCTCGTCGAAGACATGCTCAAGACGAACGGCGGCAATTACAGCAAGGCCGCCGACTGGCAGGCGCACGTCGCCACCGACGGCCTGTTGATCACGGGCCAGAACCCGGCTTCCTCCGAGCCGGTGGCCGAAGCGTTGCTCGTGGCGCTGCGCCGCGCGTAA
- a CDS encoding NADH:flavin oxidoreductase/NADH oxidase, with protein MSALFEPFKLKSTQLRNRIAVPPMCQYSAVEGMPNDWHHVHYAQIARGGAGLVIVEATAVSPEGRITPGCTGIWNDAQAEAFKPTVAAIKAAGAVPGIQIAHAGRKASANRPWEGDDHIAEDDARGWQTLSPSAIAFGANLPKVPKAMTLDDIARVREDFVAAAKRALDAGFEWLELHFAHGYLAQSFFSPHANQRDDLYGGSLENRSRFLLETLAAVRKVWPEHLPLTARFGVIEFDGRDEETLAESIELTKHFKREGLDMLSVSVGFSTPTAQIPWAPAFLAPIAQKVRRASGLPVSSAWGIGTPELAERSVASEQLDLVMVGRAHLANPHWPYFAAQALGVERAAWTLPAPYAHWLERYKA; from the coding sequence ATGTCCGCATTGTTTGAACCGTTCAAGCTCAAGAGCACCCAGTTGCGCAACCGCATTGCCGTGCCGCCGATGTGCCAGTACAGCGCCGTCGAGGGCATGCCCAACGACTGGCATCACGTGCACTACGCGCAGATCGCGCGCGGCGGCGCGGGTCTCGTGATCGTCGAGGCCACGGCGGTATCGCCGGAAGGCCGCATCACGCCGGGCTGCACGGGTATCTGGAACGACGCGCAAGCCGAGGCGTTCAAGCCCACGGTCGCGGCGATCAAGGCGGCGGGCGCGGTGCCCGGCATCCAGATCGCGCATGCGGGCCGCAAGGCGAGCGCGAACCGTCCGTGGGAAGGCGACGACCATATTGCCGAAGACGATGCGCGCGGCTGGCAGACCTTGTCTCCCTCGGCGATCGCGTTCGGCGCGAACCTGCCGAAGGTGCCGAAGGCGATGACGCTCGACGACATCGCCCGTGTGCGCGAGGACTTCGTGGCCGCCGCGAAACGCGCGCTCGACGCCGGTTTCGAATGGCTCGAACTGCACTTCGCGCACGGCTATCTCGCGCAGAGCTTCTTCTCGCCGCACGCCAACCAGCGCGACGACCTTTACGGCGGCAGCCTCGAAAACCGCAGCCGTTTCCTGCTGGAAACGCTGGCCGCGGTGCGCAAGGTCTGGCCCGAACATCTGCCGCTCACGGCGCGCTTCGGCGTGATCGAATTCGACGGCCGCGACGAGGAAACGCTCGCCGAGTCGATCGAACTCACGAAGCACTTCAAGCGCGAAGGCCTGGACATGCTGAGCGTGAGCGTGGGTTTCTCGACCCCGACCGCGCAGATTCCCTGGGCGCCCGCGTTCCTCGCGCCGATCGCGCAGAAGGTGCGTCGCGCGAGCGGCCTGCCGGTGTCGTCGGCATGGGGTATCGGCACGCCGGAACTGGCCGAGCGCTCGGTGGCGTCGGAACAGCTCGACCTCGTGATGGTCGGCCGCGCGCACCTCGCGAACCCGCACTGGCCGTACTTCGCGGCGCAGGCGCTGGGCGTCGAGCGCGCCGCGTGGACGCTGCCCGCGCCGTACGCGCACTGGCTCGAACGCTACAAGGCCTGA
- a CDS encoding tetratricopeptide repeat protein produces MPDASLFDRASERHFAGDLPHARQLYLELLNTDAAHAAAMFRLAVIGLQEGAPDEATGWLERALAIEPGHRRYREALAQAHAMAGRHGAAATLYHALLAEDAASADLWFALATALQAQGRLSEAVEAWRAVVQREAQRADAWNNLGNCLRLLDHADASRDAYTRALEAQPGDANALTNLGTLLQAQGRDDEALAMLRAAHLAAPDSASALVNLGVLLTRMQQAHEAAPLLARAVAIEPHLAHAAYNYGVTLQALGRLDEAAAQYRQALSLDPAHAEAANNLGNALRDLGEHRAAQDAYETALRARPDFVDAYNNAANLMRTLGRLDDAHALLRRALDLDPARSATLNNLGNVLKDSGDLDEGIACFRRAVASEPGNVIAHGNLLYALSFQASDAGEILEEAQRWSARHEAPLRAGREPAVTPPAPTLAAGKRLRIGYVSADFREHCQALFMTPLLAHHDRTRFEIHAYSSVVRPDARTARLAEWVDVWHDVRTLDDAALAQRIRADGIDILVDLTMHMADGRPLLFARKPAPLQVAWLAYPGTTGIGAIDWRLTDPHLDPLAHDAHYTERTWRLPDTFWCYDPLAAQPEPNALPAESAGHVTFGSLNNPCKLTDTTFRLWARVFERLPTARLVLLAPEGDARRRIGQRMAHAGIDVTRVVFVPFRARDAYLRSYHEIDIGLDTLPYNGHTTSLDALWMGVPVVTRVGATVAGRAGLSQLANLGLSELAAASDESFVETAVALAQDLPRLAALRATLRARMEVSPLMDGARFARAVETAFSSMWSAAASRAERT; encoded by the coding sequence ATGCCCGACGCTTCCCTGTTCGACCGCGCCAGCGAGCGCCATTTCGCCGGCGATCTGCCGCACGCGCGGCAGCTCTATCTGGAACTGCTGAACACCGACGCCGCGCACGCGGCCGCCATGTTCCGGCTGGCCGTGATCGGCTTGCAGGAAGGCGCGCCCGACGAGGCGACCGGCTGGCTCGAACGCGCGCTCGCCATCGAGCCGGGGCATCGTCGCTACCGCGAGGCGCTCGCGCAGGCGCACGCCATGGCGGGGCGTCACGGTGCCGCCGCCACGCTGTATCACGCGCTGCTGGCCGAGGACGCGGCGTCTGCCGACCTATGGTTCGCGCTCGCCACGGCGTTGCAGGCGCAAGGCCGCTTGAGCGAAGCCGTCGAGGCGTGGCGCGCCGTCGTGCAACGCGAGGCGCAGCGCGCCGACGCCTGGAACAATCTCGGCAACTGTTTGCGTTTGCTCGATCATGCCGATGCCTCGCGCGACGCCTACACGCGCGCGCTCGAGGCGCAACCCGGCGACGCCAATGCGCTCACCAATCTCGGCACGCTGCTACAGGCGCAAGGCCGCGACGACGAAGCGCTCGCCATGTTGCGCGCGGCGCACCTCGCGGCGCCGGACAGCGCTTCCGCCCTGGTCAATCTCGGCGTGCTGCTCACGCGCATGCAGCAGGCGCACGAAGCCGCGCCGTTGCTCGCGCGCGCTGTGGCCATCGAGCCGCATCTCGCGCACGCCGCGTACAACTACGGCGTCACGCTGCAAGCGCTGGGCCGCCTGGACGAGGCCGCGGCGCAGTATCGGCAGGCGCTTTCGCTCGATCCCGCGCACGCCGAGGCCGCGAACAATCTCGGCAACGCGTTGCGCGATCTCGGCGAGCATCGCGCCGCGCAGGACGCCTACGAAACCGCGTTGCGCGCGCGTCCCGATTTCGTCGATGCGTACAACAACGCAGCCAACCTGATGCGCACGCTCGGCCGTCTCGACGACGCGCACGCGCTGCTGCGCCGCGCGCTCGATCTCGATCCGGCGCGCTCGGCCACGCTCAACAATCTCGGCAACGTATTGAAGGACAGCGGCGATCTCGACGAAGGCATCGCGTGCTTCCGGCGCGCGGTCGCGAGCGAACCCGGCAACGTCATCGCGCACGGCAATCTGCTTTATGCGCTCTCGTTTCAGGCCAGCGACGCGGGCGAGATTCTGGAAGAAGCGCAACGCTGGTCGGCGCGGCACGAAGCGCCGTTGCGAGCCGGGCGCGAGCCGGCCGTCACGCCGCCCGCGCCAACGCTGGCAGCGGGCAAGCGCTTGCGTATCGGTTATGTGTCGGCGGATTTTCGCGAGCATTGCCAGGCGCTGTTCATGACGCCGCTGCTCGCGCATCACGATCGCACGCGCTTCGAGATTCACGCGTATTCGAGCGTCGTGCGGCCCGATGCGCGCACCGCGCGTCTCGCCGAATGGGTGGATGTCTGGCACGACGTGCGCACGCTCGACGACGCCGCGCTCGCGCAACGGATTCGCGCGGACGGCATCGATATCCTCGTCGATCTCACCATGCACATGGCCGACGGCCGGCCGCTGCTGTTCGCGCGCAAACCCGCGCCGCTACAGGTGGCGTGGCTCGCGTACCCGGGCACGACCGGCATCGGCGCGATCGACTGGCGGCTCACCGATCCGCATCTCGATCCACTCGCGCACGACGCGCATTACACCGAACGCACGTGGCGCTTGCCCGACACGTTCTGGTGCTACGACCCGCTCGCCGCGCAGCCCGAACCGAACGCGCTGCCGGCCGAAAGCGCGGGGCACGTCACCTTCGGCAGCCTCAATAATCCGTGCAAGCTCACCGACACGACGTTCCGCCTGTGGGCGCGCGTGTTCGAGCGCTTGCCCACGGCGCGGCTCGTGCTGCTGGCGCCCGAAGGCGACGCGCGCCGCCGCATCGGGCAACGCATGGCGCACGCGGGTATCGACGTCACGCGGGTGGTGTTCGTGCCGTTTCGCGCGCGCGACGCGTATTTGCGCAGCTATCACGAGATCGATATCGGCCTCGACACGCTGCCGTACAACGGCCACACCACGTCGCTCGACGCGCTCTGGATGGGCGTGCCCGTGGTGACGCGCGTGGGCGCGACGGTGGCGGGGCGCGCGGGCTTGAGCCAGCTCGCGAATCTCGGCCTGAGCGAACTCGCCGCCGCTTCCGACGAGAGCTTCGTCGAGACGGCCGTCGCGCTCGCGCAGGATCTGCCGCGCCTCGCGGCGCTGCGCGCCACCCTGCGCGCGCGCATGGAAGTCTCTCCGCTGATGGACGGCGCGCGTTTCGCGCGGGCGGTCGAAACGGCGTTTTCGTCGATGTGGAGCGCAGCGGCATCGCGCGCCGAACGGACCTGA
- the uvrA gene encoding excinuclease ABC subunit UvrA, with translation MSDNRSIRIRGARQHNLKNLDLDLHTGEMTVVTGPSGSGKSSLVFDTLYAEGQRRYVETFSAYARQFLDRMDRPQVDRVDGVPPAIAIDQTNPVRSSRSTVGTMTELNDHLKLLYARAANLFDRVTGQPVRHDTPETIYAELQARAAAGDPRLVVTFPVELPDTTTEEEVAQWLSASGYTRVQAQREVKTAEGTRKLLDVVADRFRMSNVEKSRAVEAIEASLKRGAGRVNVYVLPAAEDEAQEPHIWRFSTGLHCPDSDLRYADPQPALFSFNSAYGACNACRGFGRVIGVDWGLVIPDERKSLRGGAIKPLQTPAWKECQDDLMRYAAKADIPRDTPWSELTEAQRTWVIEGTPDWKEGSWQSQWYGVKRFFQYLESKAYKMHIRVLLSKYRSYTPCETCGGARLKTESLLWRLGTRKNADDVLAPAGRFLPHGVDWSRPQLEALPGLTVHDVMLLPIERIRRFFDDLSLSSTLLDDALKLLLAEVRTRLKYLCDVGLGYLTLDRQSRTLSGGEVQRINLTTALGTSLTKTLFVLDEPSIGLHPRDLNRIVEAMQRLRDAGNTLVVVEHDPSVMLAADRLIDMGPGPGERGGTIVYDGTPDDIRSSGTLTGEYLGGHRAVADASHWERRPVDAATPHLLLEGASEHNLRDVTVQFPLQRLVCITGVSGSGKSTLVQDVLYPALARHLGKATEAPGTFRKLTGAEQISDAVFVDQSPIGKTARSNPASYVGAFDEIRKLFAKATLAKQRGYTAGMFSFNSGEGRCPTCGGSGFEHIEMQFLSDVYLRCPDCDGSRYRPEVLEVKIERAGRTLSVADVLDLTVSEAVQCFAEDAEVLRVLQPIVDVGLEYVKLGQPVPTLSGGEAQRLKLAGYLAETAQSRGKNAPVGGRLFMFDEPTTGLHFDDIAKLMRAFGKLLAGGNSLLVIEHNLDVIRAADWLVDLGPEGGDAGGEVVCVGTPDDVIACERSHTGAALERYEAALGRGVELIAEDEGVALQSALRAAQARREVQGEDVVRIVNAREHNLKALDVDIPHGRFNVITGVSGSGKSTLAFDILFHEGQRRYLESLNAYARSIVQPAGRPEVDAVYGIPPTVAIEQRLSRGGRKSTVATTSEVWHFLRLLYVKLGLQHCVHDGTPVTSQSADAIVAQLLREHRGQHVGLLAPLVVNRKGVYTDLAKWAKARGNTHLRVDGEFVPVAPWPKLDRFREHTIELPVGDLVIEPENEAQLRTMLDATLEAGKGIVHLLAPLDGLDHAIDNGVSTSRIGAVKVLSTRRACPVCGTSYPELDPRMFSYNSKHGWCTSCVGTGLALTREQRAAYDDTVVADDNRGREQTLPSEEQEPEGMVDEPCHDCGGTRLNPVARAVTFDAQAITDVAQWTVAETRGWVDALELSGRDAQIARDVVSEIRSRLQFLEEVGLGYLSLDRAAPSLSGGEAQRIRLAAQLGSNLQGVCYVLDEPTIGLHPRDNQILLNALRSLNDKGNTLVVVEHDEDTIRRADHIIDIGPSAGKRGGRVVAQGKVADLAAQPDSLTGRYLAHPIVHPLQPRREVKPARANREAVPPQWLTVHGGKLHNLRNVTAQIPLGRLVAITGVSGSGKSTLARDVLLSNLLDAVGRSVLSSPAVRRARKASKESAPSAAERRSSVLARSSAKPKLDVTHTWQGCDSITGWETIDRVLEVDQTPIGKTPRSCPATYIGVWDSIRRLFADTLEARARGYSASRFSFNTGDGRCPACEGQGVRTIGMSFLPDVKVPCDVCHGQRFNPETLAVTWRGRNIGEVLTMEIDEAVEFFASLTSISHPLQLMKDVGLGYLTLGQPSPTLSGGEAQRIKLVTELSKVRDDITRRGQKAPHTLYVLDEPTVGLHMADVARLIRVLHRLADGGHSVVVIEHDLDVIAEADWIIDLGPEGGVGGGTIVAAAEPEALVKVAASHTGAALAPVLSRQPGAVPAPYAEDTPEGVAVEADVAERKPSGRRAAG, from the coding sequence GTGAGCGATAACCGATCTATCCGTATCCGTGGTGCCCGTCAGCACAACCTCAAGAATCTCGACCTCGACCTGCACACCGGTGAAATGACGGTCGTGACCGGGCCGTCCGGCTCGGGCAAGTCGAGTCTCGTGTTCGACACCCTTTACGCGGAAGGCCAGCGCCGTTACGTCGAAACCTTCAGCGCCTACGCGCGCCAGTTTCTCGACCGCATGGACCGCCCGCAGGTCGACCGTGTGGACGGCGTGCCGCCCGCCATCGCCATCGACCAGACCAATCCGGTGCGCAGCTCGCGCTCCACGGTCGGCACGATGACCGAGCTGAACGACCACCTGAAGCTGCTCTACGCGCGCGCCGCGAATCTGTTCGACCGCGTGACGGGGCAGCCCGTGCGGCACGACACGCCCGAGACGATCTACGCCGAATTGCAGGCGCGCGCGGCAGCGGGCGATCCGCGGCTCGTGGTCACGTTTCCGGTGGAGTTGCCGGACACGACGACCGAAGAAGAAGTCGCGCAATGGCTTTCCGCGAGTGGCTACACGCGCGTGCAGGCGCAGCGCGAAGTGAAGACGGCCGAGGGCACGCGCAAGCTGCTCGACGTGGTCGCCGACCGGTTCCGGATGTCGAACGTCGAAAAGAGCCGCGCGGTCGAGGCGATCGAAGCGTCGCTCAAGCGCGGCGCGGGGCGCGTGAACGTGTACGTGCTGCCGGCCGCCGAAGACGAAGCGCAGGAGCCGCACATCTGGCGTTTCTCCACGGGCCTGCATTGCCCCGACAGCGATCTGCGTTATGCCGATCCGCAACCGGCGCTGTTCTCGTTCAACTCGGCGTATGGCGCGTGCAACGCGTGCCGCGGCTTCGGCCGCGTGATCGGCGTGGACTGGGGTCTCGTGATTCCCGACGAGCGCAAGTCGCTGCGCGGCGGCGCGATCAAGCCGCTGCAAACGCCCGCGTGGAAAGAGTGTCAGGACGACCTGATGCGCTATGCCGCGAAGGCCGATATTCCGCGCGACACGCCGTGGTCCGAACTCACGGAGGCGCAGCGCACGTGGGTGATCGAAGGCACGCCGGACTGGAAGGAAGGCAGCTGGCAGTCGCAGTGGTACGGCGTGAAGCGCTTCTTCCAGTATCTGGAGTCGAAGGCGTACAAGATGCACATTCGCGTGCTGCTGTCGAAATACCGCAGCTACACGCCGTGCGAAACCTGCGGCGGCGCGCGCCTCAAGACCGAGTCGCTGCTGTGGCGTCTCGGCACGCGGAAGAACGCCGATGACGTGCTCGCACCGGCCGGCCGCTTCCTGCCGCACGGCGTGGACTGGTCGCGCCCGCAGCTCGAAGCGCTGCCCGGCCTGACCGTGCACGACGTGATGCTGCTGCCGATCGAGCGCATTCGGCGCTTCTTCGACGATCTCTCGCTGTCCTCCACCTTGCTCGACGACGCGCTGAAACTGCTGCTCGCCGAAGTGCGCACGCGCCTGAAATATCTCTGCGACGTGGGCCTCGGTTATCTCACGCTCGACCGCCAGAGCCGCACGCTCTCGGGCGGCGAAGTACAGCGGATCAACCTCACGACCGCGCTCGGCACCTCGCTCACCAAGACCCTGTTCGTGCTCGACGAGCCGAGCATCGGGCTGCATCCGCGCGATTTGAACCGCATCGTCGAGGCGATGCAGCGTTTGCGCGACGCGGGCAACACGCTCGTGGTCGTCGAGCACGATCCCTCGGTCATGCTGGCGGCGGATCGTCTCATCGACATGGGACCGGGGCCGGGCGAGCGCGGCGGCACGATCGTCTATGACGGCACGCCCGACGACATCCGCTCCTCGGGCACGCTCACGGGCGAGTATCTCGGCGGCCATCGCGCCGTGGCCGATGCGTCGCACTGGGAGCGCCGTCCGGTTGACGCGGCCACGCCGCATCTCCTGCTCGAAGGCGCGAGCGAACATAACCTGCGCGACGTGACCGTGCAGTTTCCGCTGCAACGCCTCGTGTGCATCACCGGCGTTTCGGGTTCGGGCAAATCGACGCTCGTGCAGGACGTGCTCTATCCGGCGCTCGCGCGCCATCTCGGCAAGGCCACGGAAGCGCCCGGCACGTTCCGCAAGCTCACGGGCGCTGAGCAGATCAGCGACGCCGTGTTCGTCGATCAATCGCCGATCGGCAAAACGGCGCGCTCGAATCCCGCGAGTTACGTGGGCGCGTTCGACGAAATCCGCAAGCTGTTCGCCAAGGCCACGCTCGCGAAGCAGCGCGGCTACACGGCGGGCATGTTCAGCTTCAACTCGGGCGAAGGCCGTTGTCCGACTTGCGGCGGCTCGGGTTTCGAACACATCGAAATGCAGTTCCTGAGCGACGTGTACCTGCGTTGCCCGGATTGCGACGGCAGCCGCTATCGCCCCGAAGTGCTCGAAGTGAAAATCGAGCGCGCGGGCCGTACGCTCTCGGTCGCGGACGTGCTCGACCTCACGGTGAGCGAAGCGGTGCAATGCTTCGCTGAGGATGCCGAAGTATTGCGCGTGCTGCAGCCGATCGTCGACGTGGGCCTCGAATACGTGAAGCTCGGCCAGCCGGTGCCCACGCTTTCGGGCGGCGAGGCGCAGCGGTTGAAGCTCGCGGGCTATCTCGCCGAAACGGCGCAGTCGCGCGGCAAGAACGCGCCTGTGGGCGGACGTCTCTTCATGTTCGACGAGCCCACCACGGGCCTGCATTTCGACGACATCGCCAAGCTCATGCGCGCGTTCGGCAAGCTGCTGGCAGGCGGCAATTCGCTGCTCGTGATCGAGCACAATCTCGACGTGATCCGCGCGGCCGACTGGCTCGTCGACCTCGGGCCCGAAGGCGGCGACGCGGGCGGCGAAGTGGTGTGCGTGGGCACGCCCGACGACGTGATCGCCTGCGAGCGCTCGCACACGGGCGCCGCGCTCGAACGCTACGAAGCGGCGCTCGGCCGCGGCGTGGAGTTGATCGCCGAAGACGAGGGCGTCGCGCTGCAAAGCGCGTTGCGTGCGGCGCAGGCGCGCCGCGAGGTGCAGGGCGAGGACGTGGTGCGGATCGTCAATGCGCGCGAGCACAACCTCAAGGCGCTCGACGTGGACATTCCGCACGGCCGCTTCAACGTCATCACGGGCGTCTCGGGCTCGGGCAAGTCCACGCTCGCGTTCGACATCCTGTTCCATGAAGGCCAGCGCCGTTACCTCGAATCGCTCAACGCGTACGCGCGCTCGATCGTGCAACCGGCGGGGCGCCCCGAAGTGGACGCCGTGTACGGCATTCCGCCTACGGTTGCCATCGAGCAGCGTCTGTCGCGCGGCGGCCGCAAGAGCACGGTCGCGACCACCTCGGAGGTGTGGCACTTCCTGCGCCTGTTGTACGTGAAGCTCGGCCTGCAACACTGCGTGCACGACGGCACGCCGGTCACCTCGCAAAGCGCCGACGCGATCGTCGCGCAGTTGCTGCGCGAGCACCGCGGCCAGCACGTGGGCCTGCTCGCGCCGCTCGTCGTCAATCGCAAGGGCGTGTACACGGATCTCGCGAAGTGGGCGAAGGCGCGCGGCAACACGCATTTGCGCGTCGATGGCGAATTCGTGCCGGTCGCGCCGTGGCCGAAGCTCGATCGCTTCCGCGAGCACACCATCGAACTGCCGGTGGGCGATCTCGTGATCGAGCCGGAAAACGAGGCGCAATTGCGCACGATGCTCGACGCGACACTCGAAGCGGGCAAGGGCATCGTGCACCTGCTCGCGCCGCTCGACGGGCTCGACCATGCAATCGACAACGGCGTGTCGACCTCGCGTATCGGCGCAGTGAAGGTGCTTTCCACGCGCCGCGCCTGCCCGGTGTGCGGCACGAGCTATCCCGAACTCGACCCGCGCATGTTCTCGTACAACAGCAAGCACGGCTGGTGCACGAGCTGCGTGGGCACGGGCCTCGCGCTCACGCGCGAACAGCGTGCGGCCTACGACGACACCGTGGTCGCCGACGACAATCGCGGCCGCGAGCAGACGCTGCCTTCCGAGGAGCAGGAACCCGAAGGCATGGTCGACGAGCCGTGCCACGACTGCGGCGGCACGCGCCTGAATCCGGTGGCGCGCGCGGTCACGTTCGACGCCCAGGCCATCACCGACGTCGCGCAGTGGACGGTTGCCGAGACGCGCGGCTGGGTCGACGCGCTCGAACTCAGCGGCCGCGACGCGCAGATCGCCCGCGACGTGGTGAGCGAAATTCGCAGTCGTTTGCAATTCCTCGAAGAAGTCGGGCTCGGCTATTTGAGTCTCGATCGCGCGGCGCCCAGTTTGTCGGGCGGCGAGGCGCAGCGCATTCGTCTCGCGGCGCAACTGGGCAGCAACTTGCAGGGCGTGTGTTACGTGCTCGACGAACCGACCATCGGTTTGCATCCGCGCGACAACCAGATCCTGCTGAACGCGCTGCGCAGCCTCAACGACAAGGGCAATACGCTCGTGGTCGTGGAGCACGACGAAGACACCATCCGCCGCGCCGATCACATCATCGACATCGGGCCGAGCGCGGGCAAGCGCGGCGGCCGCGTGGTCGCGCAGGGCAAGGTCGCCGATCTCGCGGCGCAGCCGGATTCGCTCACGGGCCGCTATCTCGCGCATCCGATCGTGCATCCGCTGCAACCGCGCCGCGAGGTGAAACCGGCGCGCGCGAACCGCGAAGCCGTGCCGCCGCAATGGCTCACGGTGCACGGCGGCAAGCTGCACAACCTGCGCAACGTCACGGCGCAGATTCCGCTCGGCCGTCTCGTCGCGATCACGGGCGTGAGCGGGTCGGGCAAGTCGACGCTCGCGCGCGACGTGCTGCTCTCGAATCTGCTCGACGCGGTGGGGCGCTCGGTGCTGTCCTCGCCCGCGGTGCGGCGCGCGCGCAAGGCGTCGAAGGAAAGCGCGCCGAGCGCGGCCGAACGCCGTTCGAGCGTGCTCGCGCGCAGCAGCGCGAAGCCGAAGCTCGACGTCACGCATACGTGGCAAGGTTGCGATTCGATCACCGGCTGGGAAACCATCGACCGCGTGCTCGAGGTCGACCAGACCCCGATCGGCAAGACGCCGCGCTCGTGTCCCGCCACCTATATCGGCGTGTGGGATTCGATCCGCCGCCTGTTCGCCGACACGCTCGAAGCGCGCGCGCGCGGATATAGCGCGTCGCGTTTCTCGTTCAACACGGGCGACGGCCGCTGCCCCGCATGCGAAGGCCAGGGCGTGCGCACTATCGGCATGAGCTTTTTGCCGGACGTGAAGGTGCCGTGCGATGTCTGCCACGGGCAGCGCTTCAATCCGGAAACGCTCGCGGTGACGTGGCGCGGCCGCAATATCGGCGAAGTGCTGACGATGGAAATCGACGAGGCAGTGGAGTTTTTCGCCTCGCTCACGAGCATCTCGCATCCGCTGCAACTGATGAAAGACGTGGGCCTCGGCTATCTGACGCTCGGCCAGCCTTCGCCGACGCTTTCGGGCGGCGAGGCGCAGCGCATCAAGCTCGTCACCGAGCTGTCCAAGGTGCGCGACGACATCACGCGCCGCGGGCAGAAGGCGCCGCACACGCTCTACGTGCTCGACGAGCCCACGGTCGGTCTGCACATGGCCGACGTCGCGCGGCTGATACGCGTGCTGCACCGGCTCGCGGATGGCGGCCATAGCGTGGTTGTGATCGAGCACGATCTCGACGTGATCGCCGAAGCCGACTGGATCATCGATCTCGGTCCCGAAGGCGGCGTGGGCGGCGGCACGATCGTCGCGGCGGCCGAACCCGAAGCGCTCGTGAAGGTGGCCGCGAGCCACACGGGCGCGGCGCTCGCGCCGGTGCTGTCGCGTCAGCCCGGGGCGGTGCCGGCTCCCTACGCCGAGGACACGCCCGAAGGCGTCGCCGTCGAGGCGGACGTGGCGGAACGGAAACCTTCGGGGCGCCGCGCCGCGGGTTGA
- a CDS encoding H-NS family nucleoid-associated regulatory protein, whose translation MFDLDGEARERLIVWIKRRMEEYAITLEELEAFIAESEKLPKYRDAYGNSWNGEGDMPTWLLRYKHAGQDIEHFRC comes from the coding sequence ATGTTCGACCTCGACGGAGAGGCGCGCGAACGGCTCATCGTGTGGATTAAACGCCGCATGGAAGAGTACGCCATTACGCTCGAAGAGCTTGAAGCGTTCATCGCCGAAAGCGAAAAACTACCGAAGTACCGCGACGCATACGGCAATAGCTGGAATGGCGAAGGCGACATGCCCACCTGGCTACTGCGTTATAAGCATGCAGGCCAGGATATCGAGCATTTTCGCTGCTAG